The Martelella sp. AD-3 genome includes a region encoding these proteins:
- a CDS encoding efflux RND transporter periplasmic adaptor subunit, which yields MPKMYRVAVLSSALLALSLSPALAAEASAPAETASSLPSIIVTDVRVMPLTAIVRATGTIEPVEEIYVQPLVEGLSIETINAEIGDRVEAGDVLATLRTDTLLLQKSSLQANKAKAEANLAQLNAQLTASQAAQTDARRQFERTKRLADNGSVSTSALEQAETTALRADASTAAAREAISVAEADINVTQAEIDDIDLRLERTNIKAPVSGIISGKNARIGAIATGASTPMFTMIRDGAIELVAEVPEDNMMKITEGQKAEISLVGDAPALSGAVRLVSPVVDPVTRLGDVFISIDAPGRARPGMYASAEIIVEEAENLALPMTAVNIDRQGSTVRRVKDGTVEIVTVRTGIQDGDTIEIVDGLAEGDQVVAKAGAYVRAGDRINPVPAAEAPLN from the coding sequence ATGCCGAAAATGTACCGTGTCGCCGTCCTGTCCTCCGCCTTGCTCGCGCTGTCGCTTTCGCCCGCGCTCGCCGCAGAGGCCAGCGCCCCCGCCGAAACGGCATCGAGCCTTCCGTCCATCATCGTCACCGATGTAAGGGTAATGCCGCTGACAGCGATCGTGCGGGCGACGGGCACGATCGAGCCTGTCGAGGAGATCTATGTCCAGCCCCTCGTCGAGGGGCTTTCGATCGAGACCATCAATGCGGAGATCGGCGATCGCGTCGAGGCCGGCGACGTGCTTGCGACCCTCAGAACCGATACGCTTCTCCTGCAGAAGAGCAGCCTTCAGGCGAACAAGGCCAAGGCCGAAGCAAACCTCGCCCAGCTCAACGCGCAGCTGACCGCGAGCCAGGCCGCGCAGACAGACGCCCGCCGGCAGTTCGAACGCACCAAGCGCCTTGCCGACAACGGCTCTGTCTCCACCTCGGCGCTGGAACAGGCCGAAACGACCGCGCTCAGGGCCGACGCATCGACAGCCGCCGCGCGCGAGGCCATCAGCGTGGCCGAAGCCGACATCAACGTGACGCAGGCCGAGATCGACGACATCGACCTTCGGCTGGAGCGCACCAACATCAAGGCGCCGGTCTCCGGCATCATTTCCGGCAAGAATGCCCGCATCGGCGCTATCGCCACGGGCGCCTCGACGCCGATGTTCACCATGATCCGCGACGGCGCGATCGAGCTCGTCGCCGAAGTGCCGGAAGACAACATGATGAAGATCACAGAAGGCCAGAAGGCCGAGATCTCGCTCGTCGGCGATGCGCCTGCCCTCAGCGGCGCCGTGCGCCTGGTCTCGCCCGTGGTCGACCCCGTCACCCGGCTCGGCGACGTTTTCATCTCCATCGACGCCCCCGGCCGCGCGCGTCCCGGGATGTATGCAAGCGCCGAAATCATTGTCGAGGAGGCCGAAAACCTCGCCCTGCCGATGACCGCCGTCAATATCGACCGCCAGGGCTCCACCGTGCGCCGGGTGAAGGACGGCACGGTCGAGATCGTGACGGTCAGGACCGGCATCCAGGACGGCGATACGATCGAGATCGTCGACGGTCTTGCCGAGGGCGACCAGGTGGTGGCCAAGGCCGGCGCCTATGTGCGCGCCGGCGACCGGATCAACCCCGTGCCGGCCGCCGAAGCGCCGCTCAACTGA